A part of Cannabis sativa cultivar Pink pepper isolate KNU-18-1 chromosome 6, ASM2916894v1, whole genome shotgun sequence genomic DNA contains:
- the LOC115695088 gene encoding uncharacterized protein LOC115695088, which yields MELCGYPFTWERGRGTSIWIEVRLGKGLADLAWLQMFNSAKLYNLEISTSDYSPILLELFTTAVQQQVTRFHFENAWLREPFCYQLIEDCWDDSGDVEVQQKIQRCGQRLVVWGKEFTGNFKERIQQCKNEVQKWKLGRDDTSVANYKLARNNLNEAYTQREVFWHPRSKQLWLQEGDNNSNFFHAFATNRRRNNFISKLKDSNGNWVDWSSGLPQIMVDYFCALFASSNANWREVTSSVQARVTAE from the coding sequence ATGGAGCTTTGTGGTTATCCTTTTACTTGGGAAAGGGGTAGGGGTACTTCGATTTGGATTGAAGTTCGTCTGGGTAAAGGCTTAGCGGATCTTGCTTGGTTGCAAATGTTTAATTCGGCTAAACTTTACAATCTTGAGATATCAACATCCGATTATTCGCCCATTTTGCTTGAACTTTTTACTACTGCTGTTCAGCAACAGGTCACTCGTTTTCACTTTGAAAATGCATGGCTACGGGAACCATTTTGTTACCAATTGATCGAAGATTGTTGGGATGACAGTGGTGATGTTGAAGTGCAGCAGAAGATTCAAAGGTGTGGGCAGCGATTGGTGGTTTGGGGGAAGGAGTTTACGGGTAATTTTAAAGAGAGAATTCAACAATGCAAAAATGAAGTGCAAAAGTGGAAGTTGGGGAGAGATGATACCTCGGTGGCAAATTATAAATTGGCAAGGAACAATTTGAATGAAGCTTATACCCAACGTGAGGTTTTTTGGCATCCACGATCGAAGCAATTATGGTTGCAAGAAGGTGATAACAACAGTaatttttttcatgcttttgcAACTAATAGGAGACGTAATAACTTCATTTCAAAGCTCAAAGATTCGAATGGCAATTGGGTGGATTGGTCTTCGGGCTTGCCACAAATAATGGTAGATTATTTTTGTGCTCTTTTTGCTTCATCTAATGCGAACTGGAGAGAAGTTACAAGTAGTGTGCAAGCTCGTGTTACTGCAGAGTAG